One Catillopecten margaritatus gill symbiont DNA window includes the following coding sequences:
- the umpB gene encoding Na(+), Li(+), K(+)/H(+) antiporter subunit B, with product MVEILRPFVSMLIDVAPIVLVLFGFQTLILRQKIPNLKKVIIGFILVWIGLTLFIIGLEKALFPIGKIMADQLTSPSFIGENTGWASYYWVYIFAFAIGFSTTIAEPSLLAVAIKANQVSGGSIKIWSLRIAVAIGVAIGISLGSYRIVTGIPIHYFIISGYIVVLIQTYFSPKDIIALAYDSGGVTTSTVTVPLVAALGLGLASTIDGRNPLIDGFGLIAFASLFPIMSVLAYAQITNFLQKKNVRGSTSYKK from the coding sequence ATGGTAGAAATATTACGCCCTTTTGTTAGTATGCTGATTGATGTGGCACCAATTGTGTTGGTGTTGTTTGGTTTTCAGACGCTGATTCTTAGGCAGAAAATTCCGAATCTCAAGAAAGTTATTATTGGTTTTATTTTGGTGTGGATTGGATTAACTTTGTTTATTATTGGCTTGGAAAAAGCCTTGTTTCCGATTGGGAAAATTATGGCAGACCAACTCACAAGCCCGTCCTTTATTGGTGAAAATACAGGTTGGGCGAGTTATTACTGGGTCTATATTTTTGCCTTTGCGATTGGATTTTCCACCACAATTGCTGAGCCTTCCTTATTGGCGGTGGCTATCAAAGCCAATCAAGTATCAGGTGGCTCCATCAAGATTTGGTCATTGCGTATTGCTGTTGCAATAGGGGTTGCAATAGGTATTTCACTCGGTAGTTATCGCATTGTTACTGGCATTCCCATCCATTATTTTATTATTTCTGGCTATATTGTTGTCCTTATTCAAACCTATTTTTCCCCTAAAGATATTATTGCTTTGGCGTATGATTCAGGTGGGGTAACTACCTCAACAGTGACCGTGCCTTTAGTTGCCGCCCTAGGATTAGGATTAGCGAGTACAATTGACGGTAGAAACCCACTGATTGATGGTTTTGGGTTGATTGCTTTTGCATCTTTATTTCCCATTATGAGTGTGCTGGCATACGCACAAATTACCAATTTTTTACAAAAGAAGAATGTAAGAGGTTCAACCTCTTACAAAAAATAG
- the mltG gene encoding Endolytic murein transglycosylase, translating into MKKIVLINGIKHSKLSAFNRLTQFGDGLFETCVVKESKLLFWSEHFARLERGRTQLKINEVSEKQWIKDISKALNLVDFKHAVVKIILSRGESERGYGFKKNIKPTRIVIVSPMPKETTNDYTLGVCASGYASNPLLSNIKHCNRLEQILARVEMHEDECLMLDDTGCVISVTQGNIFGVKSGELLTPELDKSGIEGTRRMRVLKIAKALGLKVNIGQLTLKDLYNCDEIFVTNSVLGVRSVSHIDKKVFSQKAVTKQLEDALKAESIKEENIQVLKPKKHFIKKILSVVIIFSALAISHWANTITAEKPLLYHLPQGTGINATAINLEKQGVIHSRYFLIAMAKILDFDTKIKSGYYDIDANMSVFDLLKNFVSAKVATRNITLIEGKTIAHYYQQLTHIKALKSSDSLKETMRLAGINPPYEGYFWPDTYQVNVGDSVASVFKRANQKLQKNLQAEWQNRDKTLRFNNASQALVLASLIEKETAHTAEKTQIAGVFMRRLQLEMRLQTDPTVVYALNLEKKYRGFLTRKDLKFKSPYNTYRNKGLPPTAIASVSASSLYAAMHPAKGESLYFVSKKDGSHAFAKTYKQHRLNIKKYLK; encoded by the coding sequence ATGAAAAAAATCGTCTTAATTAACGGAATAAAGCACTCTAAATTAAGCGCATTCAATCGCTTAACGCAATTTGGCGACGGCTTATTTGAAACTTGTGTCGTTAAAGAGTCTAAATTGTTATTTTGGTCAGAACATTTTGCCCGCTTGGAGCGTGGACGCACGCAATTAAAAATCAACGAAGTCTCTGAAAAACAATGGATTAAAGACATTAGCAAGGCGCTCAATCTTGTTGATTTTAAACACGCCGTGGTTAAAATAATCCTCTCTCGTGGCGAAAGCGAACGCGGTTATGGCTTCAAAAAAAACATCAAACCCACCCGCATCGTCATCGTCTCGCCAATGCCCAAGGAAACAACCAATGACTACACTCTCGGCGTTTGCGCTAGCGGCTATGCGAGTAACCCGTTATTATCAAACATCAAACACTGCAATCGCCTTGAGCAAATCTTAGCCAGAGTAGAAATGCATGAAGATGAATGTTTAATGCTTGATGATACGGGTTGTGTGATTTCGGTTACGCAAGGTAATATTTTCGGCGTTAAATCGGGCGAATTATTAACACCAGAATTAGACAAAAGCGGCATCGAAGGCACGCGCCGAATGCGAGTATTAAAAATTGCAAAAGCACTGGGATTGAAAGTTAATATTGGCCAATTAACCCTGAAAGATTTATATAATTGCGATGAAATTTTTGTGACCAATAGTGTGCTCGGAGTACGCTCTGTCAGTCATATTGATAAAAAGGTTTTTTCACAAAAAGCTGTTACTAAACAACTAGAAGATGCATTAAAAGCAGAGAGTATAAAAGAAGAAAATATACAAGTTTTAAAACCAAAAAAACACTTTATAAAAAAAATCCTAAGCGTGGTAATTATCTTTTCTGCTTTGGCAATATCCCATTGGGCAAACACCATTACTGCAGAAAAACCCCTCCTCTATCACTTGCCACAAGGTACAGGCATCAATGCCACAGCCATCAATCTTGAAAAACAAGGTGTTATTCACTCGCGTTATTTCTTAATTGCAATGGCAAAAATTTTGGATTTTGATACAAAAATAAAATCGGGTTATTACGATATAGATGCAAATATGAGTGTGTTTGATCTGTTGAAAAATTTTGTCTCAGCCAAAGTAGCAACTCGCAATATCACCCTAATTGAAGGTAAAACCATCGCTCATTATTACCAGCAACTTACCCACATCAAAGCATTAAAATCCAGCGACTCATTAAAAGAAACGATGCGTTTAGCAGGTATCAATCCTCCTTACGAAGGATATTTTTGGCCCGATACTTATCAAGTAAATGTTGGTGATAGTGTCGCTAGTGTTTTTAAAAGAGCCAATCAAAAACTACAAAAAAACTTACAAGCAGAATGGCAAAATCGTGACAAAACCCTGCGTTTCAATAATGCTTCTCAAGCATTAGTATTAGCCTCTTTAATTGAAAAAGAAACTGCACACACGGCGGAAAAAACACAAATCGCAGGCGTATTTATGCGTCGTTTGCAATTAGAAATGCGTTTGCAAACCGATCCAACCGTTGTTTATGCGTTAAATCTAGAGAAAAAATATCGTGGCTTTTTAACCCGCAAAGATTTGAAATTTAAAAGCCCCTATAACACTTATAGAAACAAAGGCTTGCCTCCTACTGCAATCGCTTCAGTCAGCGCCAGTTCGCTATATGCAGCAATGCATCCTGCTAAAGGAGAGAGCTTATATTTTGTTTCCAAAAAAGATGGTAGCCACGCTTTTGCAAAAACTTACAAACAGCACCGACTCAATATCAAAAAGTATTTAAAATAA
- the tusA_1 gene encoding Sulfur carrier protein TusA, which yields MADETLDASGLNCPLPILKTKKALSKMDTGKILDVISTDAGSVKDIEAFCNQTGNKLISTVEDGGKYVFTIEKV from the coding sequence ATGGCTGACGAAACTTTAGATGCATCAGGCTTAAACTGCCCATTACCAATTTTAAAAACTAAGAAAGCACTATCAAAGATGGATACTGGCAAAATCTTAGATGTCATTTCAACAGACGCAGGTTCAGTAAAAGATATTGAAGCTTTTTGCAATCAAACAGGTAACAAACTTATTTCAACAGTAGAAGACGGTGGTAAATATGTCTTCACTATTGAAAAGGTTTAA
- the serB1 gene encoding Phosphoserine phosphatase SerB1 — MILAHTTRFISMALALFDLDKTLLGGDSDFLWGEFLSEIGAVDVDNYQKQNQKFFDDYAKGELDINEYLEFCLKPLANNPIKQLNKWHQQFMLEKIQPIFLEKAKKVVDIHKKNGDRMVVVTATNSFVTRPIAQVYGIDELLATEPEMIAGEFTGKVSGEPCFQIGKVHKLKVWCEENNESLEGAYFYSDSHNDLPLLELVDNPIVVHGDDKLLAIAKQKNWQCMDWT; from the coding sequence TTGATATTGGCACACACAACGAGGTTTATTAGTATGGCATTAGCGTTATTCGACTTAGACAAAACCCTTTTAGGGGGAGACAGTGATTTCTTGTGGGGCGAGTTTTTGTCCGAGATTGGTGCGGTGGATGTCGATAATTATCAAAAACAAAATCAAAAATTTTTCGATGATTACGCCAAAGGTGAATTAGATATTAATGAATATTTAGAATTTTGTTTAAAGCCTTTGGCAAATAATCCTATCAAACAACTGAATAAATGGCATCAGCAATTTATGCTTGAAAAAATTCAGCCTATCTTTTTAGAAAAAGCCAAAAAAGTTGTGGATATTCATAAAAAGAATGGTGATAGGATGGTGGTGGTTACAGCCACCAATTCATTTGTTACTCGCCCAATTGCACAAGTTTACGGCATTGATGAACTGTTAGCGACTGAGCCTGAAATGATAGCGGGTGAGTTTACGGGTAAAGTGTCGGGTGAGCCTTGTTTTCAAATTGGTAAAGTGCATAAACTCAAAGTATGGTGTGAGGAAAATAATGAATCTTTAGAGGGTGCGTATTTTTATTCCGATTCACATAATGATTTGCCTTTGTTGGAATTAGTTGACAATCCAATTGTTGTTCATGGCGATGACAAGCTTTTAGCCATTGCTAAACAGAAAAATTGGCAATGCATGGATTGGACTTAA
- the gloB gene encoding Hydroxyacylglutathione hydrolase, whose product MNPIYYELDFGITCIDTQHMRDDFVAAYLIEDKGRAAFIDTGCYLSVPMLLDTLNAKNIPRDKVDYIILTHIHLDHAGGAGELIKYLPNATVYVHEYGANHLIDPSKLRAGVIGVYGELFFKQFLGDLILIAEDKIIIAKDNDKITLGNRVLRFIDTPGHARHHVCIWDEKSQGIFSGDTLGVSYREFDTEQGELIFPPTTPIQFDPDAWKTTINQLMQLKPKYAYLTHFNRIEFTQHSADMLIEHIDGFVKIAKQMQHEKNRHKAIKEGLLNYLLEIASKHNVTLDETQQIKLFKGDLEICAQGLGVWLDSDS is encoded by the coding sequence ATGAATCCCATTTACTACGAACTTGATTTTGGCATTACTTGCATTGATACTCAACACATGCGTGATGATTTTGTCGCCGCTTATCTCATTGAGGATAAAGGGCGTGCCGCTTTTATAGATACAGGTTGCTACTTATCCGTGCCGATGTTGCTTGATACTTTGAATGCAAAAAATATCCCACGAGATAAGGTTGATTATATTATTCTCACCCACATTCACCTTGATCATGCAGGCGGTGCAGGCGAACTTATTAAATACCTTCCCAACGCCACAGTCTATGTCCACGAATACGGTGCCAACCATCTTATCGACCCCTCCAAATTACGGGCGGGCGTCATCGGTGTGTATGGCGAATTATTCTTCAAGCAATTTCTCGGCGATTTAATTCTTATTGCCGAAGACAAAATTATCATCGCCAAAGATAACGATAAAATCACTCTCGGCAACCGAGTTTTAAGATTCATCGACACCCCAGGTCACGCTCGCCATCATGTTTGTATCTGGGATGAAAAATCTCAAGGCATATTCTCTGGCGATACTTTAGGCGTGAGTTATCGTGAGTTTGATACCGAGCAAGGTGAGTTAATTTTCCCGCCAACCACCCCAATCCAATTCGACCCAGATGCGTGGAAAACCACCATCAACCAACTGATGCAACTTAAGCCAAAATACGCCTATCTCACGCACTTCAACCGTATTGAATTTACCCAACACTCTGCGGATATGTTGATTGAACATATTGATGGTTTTGTCAAAATTGCCAAGCAAATGCAACACGAAAAAAATCGCCATAAAGCGATTAAAGAAGGTTTGTTAAATTACCTATTAGAGATTGCCAGTAAGCACAATGTCACTCTTGATGAAACACAACAAATAAAATTATTCAAAGGCGATTTAGAAATTTGCGCTCAAGGTTTGGGTGTTTGGCTAGATAGCGACTCCTAG
- the pepA gene encoding Cytosol aminopeptidase: MKFKINEVCTQSEIQVNFDKALKLNKVSFNNNQLSIGLGEDAPTAKTLKKLAITLAQMANKFNISALFLPMLAVEDFVGIVTQTMANNDYQVQKVGLDTPDMNTLQSVTFADGEQNSIDKAVAIASGMALSRTLGDMPSNVCTPTYLAETAEEMAQEFGLDCEVLKESDMSALGMGSLLSVSKGSIEPPKLISLSYTGKGNAKPIVLVGKGVTFDSGGISLKPGAGMDEMKYDMCGAAGVLGTMRAVAEMQLKVNLTVVVPAVENMPAHNASKPGDVVTSMSGKTIEILNTDAEGRLILCDALTWVEKFNPEVVIDTATLTGAVIIALGKHHCGVMANDQDLANDLITAGKTAMDTAWQLPLDDEYDELLKSNFADMGNIGGREAGTVTAACFLSRFTKDYRWAHIDIAGTAWVSGAKKGATGRPVPLLTQYILDQI; encoded by the coding sequence ATGAAATTTAAAATCAATGAAGTTTGCACACAATCAGAGATACAAGTTAATTTTGACAAAGCACTTAAATTGAATAAAGTCAGTTTTAATAATAATCAACTTAGTATTGGATTAGGTGAAGATGCGCCAACCGCAAAAACGCTAAAAAAATTAGCAATAACTTTGGCGCAAATGGCAAATAAATTTAATATTTCAGCGTTATTTTTACCGATGCTTGCAGTGGAGGATTTTGTTGGCATTGTCACACAAACGATGGCAAATAATGATTATCAAGTGCAAAAAGTGGGTTTAGACACACCTGATATGAATACTTTGCAAAGCGTAACTTTTGCAGATGGAGAACAAAATAGTATCGATAAAGCAGTAGCTATTGCTTCGGGCATGGCACTCAGTCGCACGCTCGGTGATATGCCTTCAAATGTATGTACGCCAACTTATTTGGCAGAAACAGCGGAGGAAATGGCACAGGAATTTGGGCTTGATTGTGAAGTTCTGAAAGAATCCGATATGTCCGCACTGGGCATGGGTTCATTGTTATCGGTATCTAAAGGTTCAATTGAGCCGCCGAAACTCATTAGTTTGAGTTATACAGGAAAAGGTAATGCTAAGCCGATTGTGTTGGTGGGTAAGGGTGTAACTTTTGACTCGGGCGGTATTTCTTTGAAACCAGGTGCGGGAATGGATGAGATGAAATATGATATGTGCGGTGCGGCAGGTGTTCTGGGGACGATGCGTGCAGTGGCAGAAATGCAACTCAAAGTTAATTTGACAGTGGTGGTGCCAGCAGTTGAAAATATGCCAGCACATAATGCCTCTAAGCCAGGCGATGTTGTAACTTCAATGTCAGGCAAAACTATTGAAATTTTAAATACCGATGCTGAAGGGCGTTTGATTTTGTGCGATGCATTGACTTGGGTAGAAAAATTCAATCCAGAAGTGGTGATTGACACGGCGACGCTAACAGGTGCGGTGATTATTGCTTTGGGCAAGCATCATTGTGGGGTGATGGCAAATGACCAAGATTTAGCCAATGATTTGATTACAGCGGGTAAAACGGCAATGGATACTGCATGGCAACTGCCATTAGATGATGAATATGATGAATTATTAAAATCAAATTTTGCCGATATGGGTAACATTGGTGGGCGTGAAGCGGGTACTGTAACGGCGGCTTGTTTCCTATCTCGTTTTACTAAGGACTATCGCTGGGCACACATCGACATCGCAGGTACAGCGTGGGTAAGTGGCGCTAAAAAAGGTGCAACAGGTCGCCCAGTACCCCTATTAACCCAATATATTCTAGATCAAATCTAG
- the hemL gene encoding Glutamate-1-semialdehyde 2,1-aminomutase, producing the protein MTKSEHLFSEAQKYIPGGVNSPVRAFKGVGGTPIFFTKGEGAYLFDADDNQYIDFVASWGPMILGHANQAVVDAVKDTLEKGLGFGAPTEIETTLAKKVCKMVPSIELVRMVSSGTEATMSAIRLARGHTGRDKIIKFEGCYHGHSDSLLVKAGSGALTLGVPTSPGVPADFAKHTLTLEYNNIDQVREVLSETGKEVACIIVEPVAGNMNCIPPVDGFLQGLRDLCDEHGVILIFDEVMTGFRVAKGGAQEKFGIKPDLTTLGKVIGGGLPVGAFGGKRAIMESIAPLGPVYQAGTLSGNPMSMSAGLAMLNAIDDDKDLYKNLEQKAIKLTQGIIATAKENNIPMTANVVGGMFGLFFTDAESVTNFAQTSQCNVERFNKFFHLMLEAGVYLAPSAYEAGFVSTAHTDADIEYTIELANNCFQKL; encoded by the coding sequence ATGACAAAATCAGAACACTTATTCAGTGAAGCACAAAAATACATTCCAGGTGGTGTCAATTCCCCCGTTCGAGCATTTAAAGGGGTGGGCGGCACGCCGATTTTCTTTACCAAAGGCGAAGGGGCGTATTTATTTGACGCTGATGATAATCAATATATTGATTTCGTTGCCTCGTGGGGACCGATGATTTTGGGTCATGCCAACCAAGCCGTGGTTGATGCAGTGAAAGACACTTTGGAAAAAGGCTTGGGCTTTGGTGCGCCGACTGAAATTGAAACCACTTTGGCAAAAAAAGTATGCAAAATGGTGCCCTCCATCGAATTAGTGCGGATGGTCAGCTCAGGCACAGAAGCCACAATGAGTGCTATTCGCTTAGCCCGTGGACACACAGGCAGAGATAAAATCATCAAATTTGAAGGCTGTTACCATGGTCATTCAGACTCATTATTGGTCAAAGCAGGCTCTGGCGCTTTAACCCTCGGTGTTCCCACTTCTCCAGGCGTGCCAGCTGATTTTGCCAAACACACCCTGACTTTGGAATACAACAACATCGACCAAGTGCGTGAAGTATTGAGCGAAACAGGCAAAGAAGTTGCCTGTATTATTGTTGAACCAGTTGCAGGTAATATGAATTGCATCCCACCTGTTGATGGCTTCCTACAAGGCTTGCGTGATTTATGTGATGAGCATGGTGTTATCTTAATTTTTGACGAAGTGATGACGGGTTTCCGTGTCGCAAAAGGCGGTGCACAAGAAAAATTTGGCATCAAGCCTGATTTAACCACCCTCGGTAAAGTTATCGGTGGCGGTTTGCCAGTCGGTGCATTCGGCGGTAAACGAGCGATTATGGAATCCATTGCACCACTCGGCCCCGTTTATCAAGCAGGCACACTCTCAGGTAATCCAATGTCAATGTCAGCAGGTTTGGCAATGTTAAATGCGATTGACGACGACAAAGATTTATACAAAAATTTAGAACAAAAAGCCATAAAATTAACACAAGGTATTATTGCCACGGCAAAAGAAAATAACATCCCAATGACTGCAAATGTGGTTGGCGGAATGTTTGGCTTATTCTTCACCGACGCAGAGTCTGTTACCAATTTCGCCCAAACCTCACAATGTAATGTTGAGCGCTTTAACAAATTTTTCCACCTAATGTTGGAAGCAGGCGTATATCTTGCGCCAAGCGCCTACGAAGCAGGTTTCGTCTCCACCGCTCATACCGATGCTGATATTGAGTACACCATTGAATTAGCAAACAATTGTTTTCAGAAATTATAG
- the dsrE2 gene encoding Sulfur carrier protein DsrE2, with translation MSDNNKMTIIATKGTFDWAFPPFIIASTGVAMDKEVTIFFTFYGLNLLLKDVSKLKVTPIGNPAMPMKMPFGPKWLQKIDFGPKIPNFVWSNVPGMEALATFLMKKTMAKHGVAKMEDLRAMCQEFDVKFIACEMTVELFGYDKSDFIDGVEFAGAASYFDEASGGDHHLYM, from the coding sequence ATGTCAGACAACAATAAAATGACGATCATTGCCACCAAAGGTACTTTTGACTGGGCGTTTCCGCCTTTCATTATTGCTTCTACTGGTGTTGCGATGGACAAAGAAGTAACGATTTTCTTTACTTTTTACGGACTTAACCTTTTACTTAAAGATGTTTCTAAGTTAAAAGTAACGCCAATTGGCAATCCAGCAATGCCGATGAAAATGCCATTTGGACCTAAGTGGTTACAGAAAATTGATTTCGGGCCTAAAATCCCTAACTTCGTTTGGAGCAATGTCCCAGGTATGGAAGCATTAGCGACTTTCTTGATGAAAAAAACCATGGCTAAGCACGGTGTTGCCAAGATGGAAGACTTGCGTGCAATGTGTCAAGAATTTGATGTTAAGTTTATTGCTTGTGAAATGACCGTTGAGTTGTTTGGCTACGACAAATCAGACTTTATTGACGGGGTTGAATTTGCTGGTGCTGCGTCATACTTTGACGAAGCTTCTGGTGGCGACCATCATTTATATATGTAA
- the bepA_1 gene encoding Beta-barrel assembly-enhancing protease — MNKVFLILLLTPFFAFALSVPDLQPTETLEEKKQGREFLQLIWSTEAVVSDIEASTYLKKLGHELVTYSENPLKHFDFFFLKDSSINAFAGSYGYIGVHTGMLLSSDTEAELAGVLSHEISHVTQNHLARYSQKSGKQNYLLLAGVIAAALTKSNKASEAIFTSTIAGTLQQNINFTREHEWEADRIGTSMLKKSGFDAKGMANFFKKLKDGANAQEFLQSHPLSINRIADSAQRAARSVKNSRKDSFEYATIKAKLYYQDEQKIKPEKSLAITHYMQAYQAFEKQDYPTAKQYIDKLLVINTTNPSHILAGRIAAKMGNIKLAQQYFNKNLLKGDDESSLYYAAEAYLDNRQFRLGIATLKPFLRVNQGSYESYKLLALLYLRQGNEGRSHIQSAKALVVQGKLDKAIGHYERAKTMVRTQDLYDVINVKIKDLQQTLDLYKN, encoded by the coding sequence ATGAATAAGGTCTTTTTAATATTACTACTAACTCCATTTTTTGCTTTTGCATTAAGTGTTCCCGATTTACAGCCTACAGAAACTTTAGAGGAAAAAAAACAGGGCAGGGAATTTTTACAATTAATTTGGAGCACAGAGGCGGTTGTTTCCGATATTGAAGCGAGCACTTATCTGAAAAAACTGGGTCATGAATTGGTCACTTATAGTGAAAACCCACTGAAACATTTTGATTTTTTCTTTCTAAAAGACAGCAGCATTAACGCCTTTGCGGGTTCGTATGGCTATATTGGCGTGCATACGGGGATGTTGTTGAGTTCGGATACTGAGGCAGAATTGGCAGGGGTGCTTTCGCATGAAATATCGCATGTGACTCAAAATCATTTGGCGCGTTATTCTCAGAAATCGGGCAAACAAAATTATTTACTATTGGCAGGGGTAATAGCGGCGGCACTGACAAAGAGTAACAAAGCCTCGGAAGCCATTTTTACTTCTACCATTGCTGGTACCTTGCAACAAAATATTAATTTCACCCGTGAACACGAGTGGGAAGCGGATAGGATTGGCACTTCTATGCTGAAAAAATCTGGGTTTGATGCAAAAGGCATGGCAAATTTCTTTAAAAAATTAAAAGATGGTGCTAACGCCCAAGAATTTTTGCAATCACACCCTTTAAGCATTAATCGAATTGCCGACAGCGCACAGCGTGCAGCGCGTTCTGTAAAAAATAGTAGAAAAGATTCTTTTGAATACGCAACGATTAAGGCGAAATTATATTATCAAGATGAGCAAAAGATTAAGCCTGAAAAATCCCTAGCCATTACTCATTATATGCAAGCCTATCAAGCATTTGAAAAGCAAGATTACCCAACTGCCAAGCAATATATTGATAAATTATTAGTGATTAACACTACCAATCCGAGTCATATTTTGGCGGGGCGTATCGCTGCCAAAATGGGTAATATAAAATTGGCACAACAGTATTTCAATAAGAATCTTTTAAAAGGAGACGACGAATCCAGTTTGTATTATGCGGCTGAAGCCTATTTAGATAACCGACAATTTCGCTTAGGTATTGCCACACTTAAACCCTTTTTGCGTGTCAATCAAGGCAGTTACGAGTCTTACAAACTTTTGGCTTTGCTCTATCTCAGGCAAGGCAACGAAGGGCGTTCACACATTCAAAGTGCCAAGGCTTTAGTCGTGCAAGGAAAATTAGACAAGGCAATTGGACATTATGAGCGCGCAAAAACGATGGTACGCACCCAAGATTTATACGATGTGATTAATGTTAAGATTAAAGACCTGCAACAAACGCTAGATTTGTATAAAAATTAA
- the tmk gene encoding Thymidylate kinase, producing MQTGKFITIDGVEGAGKSTQINFICDYLKDKGVNVMLTREPGGTEIGEKIRELLLSTDSKMHSDTELLLMFAARNEHIHSKILPTLEKGDWVLSDRFTDASYAYQGGGRGLDIERITQLEKWIMQNFTPDMTLLLDVPVEIGMQRVESRGAKDRIEQENLDFFNRVRDAYIARSEQYPERIKLIDASQSAKNTSAQIQEILNTL from the coding sequence ATGCAAACAGGAAAATTTATCACAATTGATGGCGTAGAAGGTGCAGGAAAAAGCACCCAAATAAACTTCATCTGCGATTACCTAAAAGACAAAGGCGTCAATGTCATGCTTACCCGTGAACCAGGCGGCACAGAAATCGGTGAAAAAATCCGTGAATTACTACTCAGTACCGATTCAAAAATGCACTCAGATACCGAATTACTTCTAATGTTTGCCGCTAGAAATGAGCATATCCATTCAAAAATTCTACCCACTCTGGAGAAAGGTGATTGGGTGTTAAGCGACAGATTTACCGATGCCTCTTACGCTTATCAAGGTGGTGGTCGTGGCTTAGACATTGAACGCATCACCCAATTAGAAAAATGGATAATGCAAAATTTTACCCCCGATATGACTTTGCTCTTAGATGTGCCCGTTGAAATTGGTATGCAACGCGTCGAATCCAGAGGTGCAAAAGACCGCATCGAACAAGAGAATCTTGACTTTTTCAACCGTGTGCGTGATGCTTATATCGCTCGTTCTGAGCAATATCCTGAGCGTATAAAATTGATCGATGCTTCACAATCTGCCAAGAATACTTCCGCCCAAATCCAAGAGATTTTAAATACCTTATGA
- the umpA gene encoding Na(+), Li(+), K(+)/H(+) antiporter subunit A: protein MKKVTVAFAKNLLDSAKDLAPIILVIAFFQLVVLQQSIPDFGNIILGTGFVLLGLTLFIYGLNLGLFPIGEALAFAFVKKGSLVWLLIFAFALGFGTTVAEPALIAVTNEAANVAQLGGLIKNEADLQAYAQTLRYTVALSVGFSVLLGVLRIIKGWSLTYLIMGGYILVIITTFFAPETIIGIAYDSGGVTTSTITVPLVTALGVGLASSIRGRNPMIDGFGMIAIASLLPIVAVMIFGMLW, encoded by the coding sequence ATGAAAAAAGTCACCGTTGCCTTTGCCAAAAATTTATTAGACAGTGCCAAGGACTTGGCGCCGATTATCTTAGTGATTGCTTTTTTTCAATTGGTAGTTTTACAACAAAGCATTCCTGATTTTGGCAATATCATTCTTGGCACAGGTTTTGTACTTTTGGGTTTGACGCTTTTCATCTATGGATTAAATTTAGGACTTTTTCCGATTGGTGAGGCTTTGGCGTTTGCTTTTGTGAAAAAAGGCTCCTTGGTTTGGCTGTTAATTTTTGCTTTCGCATTAGGCTTTGGCACTACAGTGGCAGAACCCGCCCTTATTGCTGTTACCAACGAAGCGGCGAATGTGGCACAACTCGGTGGATTGATAAAAAATGAAGCAGATTTACAGGCTTACGCACAGACACTACGCTATACCGTTGCATTGTCAGTTGGTTTTTCGGTGTTACTTGGTGTGCTTCGCATCATCAAAGGCTGGTCGTTAACCTATTTAATTATGGGTGGCTATATTTTGGTCATTATCACCACTTTTTTTGCACCCGAGACGATTATCGGTATCGCTTATGACTCAGGTGGTGTAACCACCAGTACCATTACCGTGCCTTTGGTAACGGCACTTGGCGTGGGTTTGGCGAGCTCTATTCGAGGGAGAAACCCGATGATTGATGGCTTTGGTATGATTGCCATTGCATCATTATTGCCGATTGTTGCGGTTATGATTTTTGGGATGTTATGGTAG